Part of the Arthrobacter globiformis genome is shown below.
TCTGGGCCGACGGTGCAAAGAGGCAGTGCTGCGGCTGGCAGCCGCGGGGGCATTTCGGGGTGCAAACTCCAACAGTTCAGCACAGAACAGCATCCCCGGCCAGAGCGCGTGGCCGGTTCTTGACAGCCGGACCGGTGCGGTAGCTAGATGAACGTTAAGCGATAGCCCACAGCACACAACCGCAACAGAGGAGCGGCAGTCATGAGCGAGATCCCGGAGTCGCTGCAGCGCATCCACAGCGAGGCCCCCGCCGAAGGGGATGAAACGGCAGACCCCACCGACATCCGCATGCATTCGCAGGATCCGGCGGAAGGTGCTGACGACGTCGCGGAACCTGCGCCCAAGGCTGCGGAGACATCCTGACCGAAGTCCCCGCCCGCCGTCGGGCAGTCCGCGGCGACTGAGAGAATAGCCGCATGGAAGTCGCCCTGGGGTTGCTGGCGCTCGCCGCCGTGGTCTGCGCGGTCAGCGCGCTGGGCCGCAAGCTTGACGTGTCGGTCCCGCTGCTTTTGGTGCTCGCCGGGGTGGCCGGCTCCTTCCTCCCGTTCGTGCCCCGCGTCGACCTGAACCCTGAACTCGTCCTCGTGGGGCTGTTGCCGCCCCTCCTTTACGCCGCCGCCCTGCGGACCTCGCTGTTCGACTTCCGCTCCAACCGGCGGGCCATCGGGCTGCTCTCGGTGGGCTACGTCATCTTTGGCACCATCGTCGTTGGCCTGGTGGTCTGGTGGCTGTTCCCGGAGATACCGCTCGCCGCGGCCATAGCGCTTGCCGCCGTGGTGGCGCCGCCGGATGCGGTGGCCGCCACTGCTATTGCACGCAAGGTAGGGATGCCACGCAGAATTGTCAGCATTTTGGAAGGCGAATCGCTGGTCAATGATGCCACCGCCCTGGTGTGCCTTCGCGCCGCCATAGCAGCCATCTCCGGAACGGTTTCTGTAGTGGAGCTCGGCGCGGAATTCCTGCTGGCAGCCGGCGGCGGGCTGGTGGTGGGCCTCGCCGCTGCCTACGTCCTCACCCAGCTGCGCCGGAGGATCCGCAACGTTGCCATCAATACCTCGACGTCGCTGATGGCACCCTTTGTGGCGTACCTGCCGGCGGAGGCGATCCACGCATCTGGCGTCCTGGCCGTGGTGGTGACTGGCCTGATCATGGGCACCAAGGCCCCGTCCATGCCCAACGGGGCCGCCCGGCAGAGCCAGCGGAGCAACTGGGAGACGGTGCAGTTCCTGCTGGAAAACTCGGTGTTCCTCCTCATCGGCCTGCAGGTGCGGACCATCATCGAGGGCGTCCAGGACGACTCCCTGGGCACTGCCAGAATCTGGGCGGGCTGCGCGGTGATCCTGCTGGCCGTGCTGCTGCTGCGGCCGGTCTGGGTTTTTCCGGCGACCTACCTGCCGAGGCTTATCCCGGCCGTGGCCCGGAAGGACCCCTCGCCGCCCTGGCAGTACCCCGCCATCATCTCGTGGGCCGGCATGCGCGGGGTGGTGACGCTCGCCGCTGCCCTCACACTGCCCGAGGACCTGGAGCACCGGACCGTACTGATCCTCGCGGCGATGGTGGTGGTGGCCGGCACGCTGGCGCTGCAGGGGTTCACGCTGCCTGCCTTGGTGCGGCTGCTCCGCGTGCAGGGACCCGATGCAGGCGAGGACGCGCTGGCCCAGGCCTCGCTGACGCAGCAGGCCACGGCGGCCGGAGTGGAGCGGCTGTACGAACTGCGGACCGACGATGACCCGCCCGAGGTGGTGGCCATGCTCAAGCGGCGGACGCTGGAGCGCGGGCTGGCAGCGTGGGAACGTCTGGGCAGGCCGACGGCGGAAGCCGCCACTCCCAGCCAGCGCTACGCACAGCTGCGGCTGGCCATGCTGGAGGCCGAGCGGGCGAAGGTCCTTGAGCTCAGGAGCGGCGGAAACTACCCCCACGAGGTGCTGAGCAACGTCCTGGAACGGCTCGACGTCGAAGAGTCGATGCTTGACGCCGTCATCGAGGAGGCTGACGTTGCCGGCTCCCGCGCCGTCGCCCGACCGGGAGGCGACTGCGAGCACCTCGAGGCCGCACCCGATCCTGAGGTTCCCCGCGATGCACTCTGTGACGCGTGTGTCCGCGAAGGTACCGTCACGGTCCACCTGCGAATGTGCTTGGAGTGCGGGAACGTGGCCTGCTGTGATTCCTCGCCCGCCACCCACGCCTCCCGGCATGCCAAGGCCACCGGCCACCCGGTCATGCGCAGCATCGAACCGGGTGAGGACTGGCGGTGGTGCTACGTGGACGATCTCCTGGGGTAGCCCGGCGGGGACAATGTTGCCGAACGGATCTAACAGCCCCGTAACTCGCCGTTAATCCCGGGGCGGGAGACTGGAGACCTTGGATCCGCACGACTGGCCTTGAGTCTTGGGGGCAGCCACTCGACGAGGAGTTCGCTAGGCATGAACCATTCCGACGACGGCACATCAGAAACCTTCAGCTCGCCGGTACGCGGCGGGGAACGGCCCGATCTCAGAAGCATGCACATCCGCGAAGACGTGGCGCAGGCAGGCCGCTGCGGCAATGTCCACCTGGCCACCGGCCGGATCTGCATTCTGCCCCAACGCCACCACGGCTCCTGCGACTTCGTGGGCCCGGAGGATGCCAACGGCGTGACGCGCTAAGGCGCGTACCAGAAGCGTATGGGAGCTTGCGTGGCGCCGTGTGAGAACATGAACGGCGCCGATCCCGGCCTCGCAGTAACGCTCTAGGTGCCTTTTGCCGTGGCTGTGGCCGGTACAGATACGCCCGCAATGTCCGACGCCGGGGTGAGAATCCAGCGTTCCCCGTCCTGTTCGTAACTGATCACCATCGACTCGGGGACGGTGCTTGCCGCGTCCACGGCGAGCAGCAGTGCCGCCTGCATGCGGCTGGCATGGCCGAACCGTGCGTTCGCGCTGCCTTCGAGGTCGCTGTTGTCGACGAGAATGTAGGCCTTGCCTCCGGCCACCGCTTTGATCGAGTATCCGCGCTCCTCGTGGACCGATCCGCGCGAAGAGGCAATCTCCGTGACCCTGTCGGCCCGCACCAGGCTATGGCTAATCGTGCGGATCCACACGTCGCCCATGGCGACTCCTTTGCTGCCGTGCCGGCGAAAATTGCCTCTACATGCAAACGGTAGCCCGTGACAGCCCGGATGTAAGCCCCCCAAAACGGCGCATACCGCCGTCGGGCCTAGCCCACCAGCAGGTTTTCCCCAAGCTCCGGGAGAGTTTTCCCAAAGCTCTTTAGGAGATAGTGAACCGCATCAGGGCTTATCCCTGATCGATCAGAGGCTCGCCCAGCCCAGGCGTTCGGGCGTTGTCCTCGACCGTAGGTTCTTAGGGGGACAGATGTTCCAAACCTTTTGGCGGTTCCGAGGGGCGATAGCCCCACATATTTGGGCGTTGGCGGGAGGCGCGCTGCTGGTGGTGTTCGTCGCCGCCATGGAAGTGGCCCTGCCGTGGCCCATGAAGATCATTGTCGATGACGTGCTGCAGCCGACGGGCAGCTCCCAACTGCACACGATGCCCGCCTTCCTGGGCCTGGTCGGCTTGAGCCAGCTCCAGTTGCTGCTGCTCGCTGCGTCGGCGCTGCTCGCCATGACGGTGCTGAACGCCGGAGCGGATTACCTCGGCACGCGCCTGCTGAATGGCGTGGGTGAGAAGGCCATGGCCACCATCCGGGCCGAAGTCTTCACCCACCTGCAGCGGTTGTCATTGGCCTTCCATGACAAGCAGCGGCTGGGGGACCTGGTTACCCGCACCACCACCGATGTGGACTATGTCAGATCCCTCATGGTGTCGATGCTGTCCGTATTGCTGCCCAATGTCTTCATCCTGGGGTTCGTCATCACCATCTGCCTGCTGATCGACCCGACCTTTGCACTGATCGGCCTGGCAGTCGCTCCGCTGCTGTTCATCACGGTGCTGTTCTACCGGCGCCGAATCAAGGGCGCTTCGAAGGAGGCGCGCAGCAGGGACTCCGACATCGCTGCGGCGATGTCGGAGACGTTCGCCTCGGTGCGGGTGATGCAGACCTACACGAGCGAGGCGCGCCACGAGAAGGACTTCCGCACCCGGAACGACGGACGGCGGGACGCCGGCCTGAGAGTCATTCGGCTGCAGTCCATGTTTTCGCCGCTGGTGGACGTCATCGCCACAATGGGCACAGTGCTGGTCCTCTGGATCGGTGCCCAACGGGTGCTGGAGGGGTCCCTGACGCTGGGCCTGCTGCTCGTCTTTATCGCCTACCTCAAGGCCATGTATTCCCCCATGAAGTCCCTGGCCAAGCTGACCACGGTAATCAGCCGCGGCCAGGCCAGCGCCGAACGAATCCAGGAGATCCTGGATACCGCGCCGGCCATCTCCGACCGGCCGGGTGCAAAGCCTGCCCCGCGGCTGGCCGGTGCGGTGGAGCTTCGCGGGGTGAGCTTCGGCTACCACGGGGACCGGCACGTCTTGCACGGAATTGACCTCAAGGCCGAAGCTGGCAGCGTTGTGGCGATCACGGGCCCCACGGGAGCCGGAAAATCGTCCGTCGTCAGCTTGATTCCGCGGCTCTACGATGCCTCGGAGGGCGAAGTCCTCCTCGACGGCCTCGACGTGCGGGACCTGGAGGTCGCAACTGTGCGCAGGCAGATATCGATGGTGCTGCAGGAATCCATCCTGTTCCGCGGGACCATTTACGACAACATCGCCTACGGCTCGGAGGGCGTAAGCCGGGAGCAGGTCATGGCCGCGGCCGAAGCGGCTCACGTGGACGAGTTCGTCCGCAGCCTGCCCTTGGGCTACGACACCCTGGTGGCAGAGCGGGGTGTCACCCTCTCGGGCGGACAACGCCAGCGCATCGCCATTGCCCGCGCGCTGGTCCGGGACACCCCCATCGTCATCCTCGACGAACCAACGTCCGGCCTTGACGCGATCTCGGAGCAATACGTCATGCGCGGCCTCGACCGCCTCATGGCAGGACGCACGGTGATCGTCATCGCCCACAGGCTTTCAACGCTCAAACGGGGCCGACCGGATCTACGTGCTGGACCAGGGGCGGATCGTCGAAAGCGGCAGGCACGGGGAACTCGCAGCCGCCGGCGGCCTCTACAGCCGGCTGGACAGTCTGCAGCAGGCCAAGGACATCCCGGCTCTCACCCTGGTGCCGGCGGAGAGCAACATCCTGGAGACGGAGACGAGCGCATGAGCAAGACGAAGCCCCCCACGTACGGTGCACTGCCCTGGCGGATCGGAAAGAAGGGCGCCCCTGAAGTGCTCCTGATCCACAGGCCGGCCCACGGTGACTGGTCCATCCCCAAAGGCAAGGCGGATCCGGGGGAAACCGGCCGCGAATGCGCGGAACGCGAGGTGCGCGAGGAAACAGGGCTGCACTGCCGCCTGGGCGCGGAACTGCCCAGCATCCGCTACGAGGACAGTAAGCACAGAATTAAGACCATCCGTTACTGGGCTGCGGCGGCGGAGTCAGGCCGCTTCACCGCCAATGAGGAGGTCGACGCCGTCAGGTGGCTTTCGCTGCCGGCAGCCTTGCGCACGGTGACCGAGCCGCGGGACAGGCCCGCCATCATTGCCCTGGGCAGCCGGCTTCAGCTTGAGCTGGGCGTCCGTTCCGTTCCGGAGCGGGAAAAAATGCTGCTGCTGGTCCGCGGGGCCGAAATGACGAAACGGGACGAATGGGACCCGGCAGCAGGCAGCCGGCCGCTGGCGCCGGCCGGCGAGCAGGCCGCCAGGTCGCTGGCCTCGCTGGGGGCCATGTTTGAAATCGAACGCATAATCGTCGCACCTTCGGACCGCTGCGTCGAAACCGTCGCCGAACTTGCGCGCCAGGAAGCGCTAGAAGTGGAGCGTTCAGACCACCTGACCGGCGGCGGGCTGGCGGCAACGCTGGACCTCGTGGCCGAGGCCCGTGGGACAGGAATGGTCATGTGCACGCACGAGGATGTCATGGCAAATGTTCTGGACCACCTCATCCATCACGACCGGACGGTCCTGACCAAGCGCTTTCGTGTCCCGGAAGGGATCGGCCTGGGTGGTGACCGGCGACCGCACCCGTTACCGCTCCGCCTACTACCTGCCGCTGTCCCCGGCAGACCTCAGCACCGCCTTGGACCTCAGCCCCGCTGGGGATCTTCGCGCCGCTGTCTAGCGCCCTGTGCCGGCATTGCGGCGGGCGTACTCTCAGACAGTGGACATTGTGGAGTTCCTGTCCGCGCGCATCGCCGAAGACGAGGCCGTGGCGCGCAAGCTGATCGGCGACCGCACGACGTCGGAATCGGGCAAGTGGTACGAACGCCGCCTGCTCCTGGAGTGCGAAGCCAAGCGGCGCCTGATCGGCATCGTCGAGGCGGCCAGGCAGACCGCCCTGGCCACGCTCGTGAGCGATCCCTTCGGCGACGAGACCGAGTGGATTCCGCAGGCCCTGGAATGGACCACCCTGTCGCTCAATGCGCTGGCAGTCCCCTATAGTGACCATCCCGACTTCAACCGGGACTGGCTGAGGTCCCCCTAGCCAGGACAGTGCTGCCCATGGCGCGGTTCAGGTGCTGCCCAGGATGCGGCGGGCGTCGGCTTGGGCGTCCATCTCCTGCTGGGAAACGACTGATCCGCTGATGTACCCGGCGCGGGACCTCATGGCCCGGAGTTCCGCCACGGTGTAGGGGATCCGGCGCCTGTGCGCCATGGCGTGGCAGTTGGGGCACAGCGGGACAAGGTCCCCCACAGGATCCAGCTCGTAGCCCGGCCCCAGCTGGGCAGCCGGCACCAAATGATGGACATGGATGAAGCCTGCGCCCTCCGGGCCGTACGCGGCCTCAAACGAAAACCCGCAAACGGCACATGAGGTTCCGTGGTGCGCCAGGCAGATGCGCCGCGCGTGCGGGTTGCGTTCGTACCGGTTCACGCACACCCGGGTCAGGGCATCCTGCGGCAGGGTGCCGGGCACCGGAAGGACCGGATCGATCTCATCGGCCGGCCGGCACTCAGCCCAAAGCTCGCGGATGGCGCGTGCCTGCTCCTCCGGAACCGGTTGGCACGCGCCCGTCGCGGCAGCAGCCCAGTCCGTCAGCGGAGCACGGGCGGCCAGGATGTCCACCGGAATCTGGTCTCCAAGCGGCAGCAGCACATCAAAGTCCACGTCAACGCAGGTTGTGGCGCCAGCAAGATACGGTACGGAGGCGACAACGCCGTGGCCAATGAGCCCGCCGCCTGTCTTTCCATGCAAAACGAGCCACGCGTCCGCTCCCGGCACCGGCTGGGCTCCGGTTCCGGTGGGCCACACCCGCCGGTGCACGCCGGCAGCGCCCAGCTCATCCACGACCCGCGAATAGCCCGGCCAGGTATCACCTACACCCGGGTTCCAGCCCAGCAGAACAGCCACCATTCCCTTATCGTGCCACCTGATGTGGCTTTAGGAGGAGCGGTTGCGCAGGCGCCGCCACCACGGCGGTTTGGCTTCCGCGGCAGGTTCCGGTGCGGCCGCGGCCGCCGCCGCCCGCCGCTCGCGCCACCGCTGCACCTCGGCGTCGGCGTCACGTGTTTTCGTGACCACGGGCGGCCCTCCCTGCAGCTGCCGGCGGGCGTCGACGACGCGGGCATTGAAGTCCTCAACCTTGTCACGCACCTGCTTTTCCGTGTACTGGTCGTCCAACGTGGCGTCCAGCTCCGCGTCCTCGGTGCGCAGCAGGATCGCCTTTGGTCCCAGGCCGCTCAGGTGCTCGCGCTGGATGAGGCCCTTGACCCACCAGTCGGGGTCGTAGCCTTCGCCCAGCCCGGGGATCGGTTTGCCGGAGTATTCCAGGTTGTCGAATTTTCCCTGCGCCATCGCGTCCCGGATCAGATAATCGGCCCGGGCCGCATCGCTGACCTTCCGACGCTTTTCCCGCAGTTCCGCCTCCGCGGCGGACAGCTCCGCGTCCTCCGCCGCTGTCCCGCCGGAGGACCGGAGGGCGCGGAGTTCGGCCGCGCGCTCCACCTTCCGCCTGAAGTCGCCGCCTGCTGCTGAACCCGTCACCTTTTCACCGCCCCTGCCGCCGGACATTGTCCCGTTTCCAGTATTCCGGCGCGTGCCGGACTCTTCAACGGAGCGTTGCGTCAAGGGAAGCGTTTCTGGGCAGACAGCTGTAGGCAGGTACGGGCCAGAACGACGACGGCGGGGCCTCCCGCCGTCGTCCGCGGGCAGTGTCCGCTTGGACCCGGCTCACATGGGATCGGGCCAGTTGCCGATATTCGCACGCGCCGGAACGGGGGCGACCTCGTCGCTTTGCGGCCGCGCGCCGGCACCGCTTGGGGCGGCGGCAGCCGGCCCTTGCACGGGCGAGGCCGGAATTGTCGCAGTTGTGCGGGGACCGGCCGTTGCGGCCGGCCCGGATGGTTGGTCGGGGACCGCCTTCACAGGGGCCGTGTTCACAGCCGCCGTGATGACGGGAAGTTCAGACCTCGGAATCTTCATGGGGCCCTCGCAGGTGGGGCGGCAACTTTAGGCCGGATGGTGTACTCAACCGTGATTGCCGGCCGTCAGCCGAGGCTTTCCGGGCCCTTTGGCTAACTGATCCGGCGATCACTGACGTGCCGAGTCAGCCGGGGAGGACCGGCCGGTCCGACAACAACCGTGGCGGCCGTCCCAGCCCAGGGTGTGCCAGCAATTGCTTGTGCCGGCACACTTTCCACCACCCAATACTTCAACCCTATGGGCTGACACGTGGAACGGCATCTGTAGCAGGTACTCGAATTTGCGCGGCGGCCGCTACTTGGGCACTCGCGGGCCTTCGGCCATCCGCCGTCGTCTGGCGTAAGCCGTCTGGCGTAAGTCGTCTGGCGTAATGTGCGAAATACTTGCCGGCTGCCGGCTGTTGCGCCGGGCATGACAACAATCGGAATCATCGGTGCAGGACACATTGGAAGCCAGGTCGCACGGAAGGCTGCCGCGCTCGGCTATGACGTGGTCATCAGCAATTCGCGGGGGCCGGAGACGCTGGCCGCGCTTGTTGCGGAGCTGGGACCGCGGGCAAAGGCAGCCACGACGGCGGAGGCTGCAGCAGCGGGCGACTTCGCCGTCGTCACCGTTCCGCTCAAGAGCTACCGGGACATCCCCGTGGAGCCGCTGGCCGGAAAGATCGTGATCGATACCAACAACTACTACTGGGAGCGGGACGGCCACTTCCCGGCGCTGGACAACGGGCAAGCCACCACGTCCGGCCTGCTGCAGGAACACCTTCCGGAGTCCAAGGTGGCCAAGGGCTTCAACCACATTATGGCCAAGCAGATCACCTCGGACGGCACCCCGCCGGGCACAGCGAACCGCCGCGCGCTAGCCACGGCCAGTGACTATCCTGAGGCAAGCGAGCTGGTCACGAGGCTCTACGACGAGTTCGGCTTCGACACCGTGACCATCGGGCCCCTGTCCGACAGCTGGCGCGTCGAGCGCGACCGTCCGGCCTACGTGGTCCGGCAGAACGCGGCCGAGCTCACCGAGAACTTGGCGAAGGCTTCGCGGACCATCTGAGACCGGGCCCTAACGAGTGGACCCGGCTGCCCCTAAGGCCGGGTCCGCCAGCTCGGCCGGCCAGACCACCCGGACCCGTTCGAAAACAATCTCGTCGGCGTCCGTCCATTCCAGGCCACGGCGGGAAGGTCCGTGCCACTCATGCGAGGGCCTCCTTCAGCCAGCGGTCCAAAACAGGGGCCGGCGCCGCGCCTGCCTGGCGCGCCACGATATTTCCATCCACGAGCACCATCAGTGTCGGGACCGCCTGGATGGCGAAGCGTGCGGCCAGGCGGGGTGCCTTGTCCACATCAACTTTTACGAGCTTCACTTCGCCCGCCCGCTCATGCGCGAGCTGGTCAAGGACCGGGCTCACCATGCGGCAGGGTCCGCACCACACCGCCCAGAAGTCCACCAGCACGGGCACGCGGGACTGTTCGGCGATGGCGGTGAAGTCGTCGTCGCCCGCCTCCACCACCCAGGGCAGATCGCGGCGGCATGTTCCGCAGCGCGGCCGGCCCTCAGCAGCTGCGGGCACGCGGTTGGCCTGCCCGCAGTGGGGGCATTTGATGATCGCCTTGTTCATGCCGTCCTTCTCCTCCGTTGCCCAATTCCCACGGCCTTTGCGCCTAATGAAAATTGTGCCAAAGGAAAGAGGACGACGGCTGGTGCGTCCCGCCGTCGTCCTCCCGCCCCAGCACGGCGCTGCAGCTTCCGGCTGTACTGACCTGATCAAAATGGCCGTGTCGGGTCGGCCTGGCCGGGCGGCAGGAGGTCGATGATGGGCAGGTGCCCGTCCGTGCGGATGCTGTCTCCGCCGCCGTTGTGGTGGTGGTACCCGGAGGAGAAATGCCGGATCACGTGCACCGATTCCACGGCGTTGGCCGTCTTGAGCGTGCCGATGATGAAGTCGCGCTCCTCGTCGGTCCCGTCGGCGATTTTGTGCGTGATCTGGAACGTGAAGAGCGAGAGTCCCACGCTTTTGTCGTACGTTCCGGCACCCACCCAGTCGACGGCGAACCCGCCGGGGAGCATCCAGCCGTCCGGGCATTTCCAGAACCGCACATGGTGCCGCTTGCGCGGGTTGCCGTCGATTTCCCGCTGGAACGCCATGTCCTGCTTGTTGCCGAAGACGTACAGGGCACTGACCGGCGACTGCGGATAGCTCCGGCCCAGAAGCGTCGCGGTGAGGGTGCGCCAGGCGCTGGCCGGGGTGACGGGGTCGGCCTCGATCCACCCTGCCCTGAGCATCGCGGTGCGGAGCTCGTCCGCCGGGCCGATGACCGCGAGGTTGACCGGATCGCCCAGCACGCCGTCGCCGGTGCGGGTACGCCCGATGAAGTAATTCGGCAGGTACAGGCTGCTGAGGATCTTGTGGACGCGGGGCAGGAAGGCGTAGGCCGCAATCAGCCAGACGGGGAGGAATACCCACACCTGCTCCGGTCCCCTGGCCAGCCGGGCGAGCAGGAAGAAGTAGACGGCCCAGCCCACGGCGCCCGTGATGGCCACGTACAGCAGTCGCTGGAGGACGGCGACGACGGTGGCCCAGCGGGTGCCCCAGCGCGCCTTCCGGCTGTCCGGCCGGGAGTGCTCAGGCTCCTGAGGCGCTTCGGTGTCTTTGGAAACAGCCACCTACTTGGGCAGGTGCTCCAGCAGGTGCCCCGTGACCGCGCCGTACGCTACGTGCGGCACGATGTCGCTGACCCAATCCGCGGCACTCCAGGTCCGCGGATCAGTCACGCCCAGGGCGGTCATGGGAACGTTCGAGACGAGCAGGGCGGCCACGGAGGCCACTGCCACCGACCGGACTGGCCCGGTGCGCACCCCCAGCGACCCGGCCGCCCCCAGCACAGCGCCGAGGCCCATGCCGGTGGCGATCCCGAGCAGGGGGCCAAGGGCCTCCACCCGGTTCCCGCGCTGGGCCCCGGTTCCCGGGATCGTCACACCCGCCTGTTCCGCCAGCCGCTCCACTGAGTCGGAGGGCGTCGTGCTCGCCGCCCGGCCCCGCCACACCATATCCAGGTAGCTGACGGCATTCAGCGCCGTGGTTCCCGCCGCGCCCGCGAGCGCTCCGTTCACAAGTCCTTTAAACAGGGACATCCTCAACTCTCCTTCTGGCCGTGTGCTGGGCACTCCTATGCTGAAACTACGTGAATCCCCCTGATCGCGGCAACGCCAGCGGCTGCGGTCAGAGAGGGAAGGCCGCTGATTCGGGAAAGCCCCGCGAGGGCGCGGGCGTCGCTCACGCCGGCCACGCGGCAGGCAGGGCGCTTCACGTTGTCCGGAGCGGCGCAGCTGTGAAAACATGCCTCATGCGCGCCATGCAGAATTCCAGCCGATTGCAAGATGTCCGGTACGACCTCAGGGGTCCGGTGCAGCACGCGGCGAAGAAGATGGAGGCGGAAGGCCACAGCATTCTGCGCATGAACCTCGGGGATCCGGCGCCGTTCGGCCTGCATGCGCCGGAGTCCATCGTGGTGGACATGATCCACCACCTGCGCGAGGCCCAGGGCTACAGCGACTCCAAGGGCATCTTCTCCGCCCGCACAGCAATTTCGCAGTACTACCAGACCAAGGGCCTGATGGAGATCGGCGTCGAGGACATCTTCATCGGCAACGGGGTCAGCGAGCTCATTTCCATGACGCTCCAGGCCTTCC
Proteins encoded:
- a CDS encoding Na+/H+ antiporter yields the protein MEVALGLLALAAVVCAVSALGRKLDVSVPLLLVLAGVAGSFLPFVPRVDLNPELVLVGLLPPLLYAAALRTSLFDFRSNRRAIGLLSVGYVIFGTIVVGLVVWWLFPEIPLAAAIALAAVVAPPDAVAATAIARKVGMPRRIVSILEGESLVNDATALVCLRAAIAAISGTVSVVELGAEFLLAAGGGLVVGLAAAYVLTQLRRRIRNVAINTSTSLMAPFVAYLPAEAIHASGVLAVVVTGLIMGTKAPSMPNGAARQSQRSNWETVQFLLENSVFLLIGLQVRTIIEGVQDDSLGTARIWAGCAVILLAVLLLRPVWVFPATYLPRLIPAVARKDPSPPWQYPAIISWAGMRGVVTLAAALTLPEDLEHRTVLILAAMVVVAGTLALQGFTLPALVRLLRVQGPDAGEDALAQASLTQQATAAGVERLYELRTDDDPPEVVAMLKRRTLERGLAAWERLGRPTAEAATPSQRYAQLRLAMLEAERAKVLELRSGGNYPHEVLSNVLERLDVEESMLDAVIEEADVAGSRAVARPGGDCEHLEAAPDPEVPRDALCDACVREGTVTVHLRMCLECGNVACCDSSPATHASRHAKATGHPVMRSIEPGEDWRWCYVDDLLG
- a CDS encoding DUF6221 family protein; this translates as MARKLIGDRTTSESGKWYERRLLLECEAKRRLIGIVEAARQTALATLVSDPFGDETEWIPQALEWTTLSLNALAVPYSDHPDFNRDWLRSP
- a CDS encoding HNH endonuclease translates to MVAVLLGWNPGVGDTWPGYSRVVDELGAAGVHRRVWPTGTGAQPVPGADAWLVLHGKTGGGLIGHGVVASVPYLAGATTCVDVDFDVLLPLGDQIPVDILAARAPLTDWAAAATGACQPVPEEQARAIRELWAECRPADEIDPVLPVPGTLPQDALTRVCVNRYERNPHARRICLAHHGTSCAVCGFSFEAAYGPEGAGFIHVHHLVPAAQLGPGYELDPVGDLVPLCPNCHAMAHRRRIPYTVAELRAMRSRAGYISGSVVSQQEMDAQADARRILGST
- a CDS encoding DnaJ family domain-containing protein → MSGGRGGEKVTGSAAGGDFRRKVERAAELRALRSSGGTAAEDAELSAAEAELREKRRKVSDAARADYLIRDAMAQGKFDNLEYSGKPIPGLGEGYDPDWWVKGLIQREHLSGLGPKAILLRTEDAELDATLDDQYTEKQVRDKVEDFNARVVDARRQLQGGPPVVTKTRDADAEVQRWRERRAAAAAAAPEPAAEAKPPWWRRLRNRSS
- a CDS encoding NADPH-dependent F420 reductase translates to MTTIGIIGAGHIGSQVARKAAALGYDVVISNSRGPETLAALVAELGPRAKAATTAEAAAAGDFAVVTVPLKSYRDIPVEPLAGKIVIDTNNYYWERDGHFPALDNGQATTSGLLQEHLPESKVAKGFNHIMAKQITSDGTPPGTANRRALATASDYPEASELVTRLYDEFGFDTVTIGPLSDSWRVERDRPAYVVRQNAAELTENLAKASRTI
- the trxA gene encoding thioredoxin, giving the protein MNKAIIKCPHCGQANRVPAAAEGRPRCGTCRRDLPWVVEAGDDDFTAIAEQSRVPVLVDFWAVWCGPCRMVSPVLDQLAHERAGEVKLVKVDVDKAPRLAARFAIQAVPTLMVLVDGNIVARQAGAAPAPVLDRWLKEALA
- a CDS encoding LssY C-terminal domain-containing protein, with amino-acid sequence MAVSKDTEAPQEPEHSRPDSRKARWGTRWATVVAVLQRLLYVAITGAVGWAVYFFLLARLARGPEQVWVFLPVWLIAAYAFLPRVHKILSSLYLPNYFIGRTRTGDGVLGDPVNLAVIGPADELRTAMLRAGWIEADPVTPASAWRTLTATLLGRSYPQSPVSALYVFGNKQDMAFQREIDGNPRKRHHVRFWKCPDGWMLPGGFAVDWVGAGTYDKSVGLSLFTFQITHKIADGTDEERDFIIGTLKTANAVESVHVIRHFSSGYHHHNGGGDSIRTDGHLPIIDLLPPGQADPTRPF